A single Lactuca sativa cultivar Salinas chromosome 8, Lsat_Salinas_v11, whole genome shotgun sequence DNA region contains:
- the LOC111897086 gene encoding alpha carbonic anhydrase 1, chloroplastic (The sequence of the model RefSeq protein was modified relative to this genomic sequence to represent the inferred CDS: added 58 bases not found in genome assembly) — protein sequence MATQFISFLIVFLTTCANYVNGGGPQFGYLGPHGPRKWGKLSPTYSACSNGKFQSPINIVKSKSVPSQHLKPLDIEYHFTANATLVDNLFNVAMNYDGNAGVLKLNGKNYTLIQMHWHSPSEHHLDGLQYAAELHLVHKSVDGEVTVIAVLYQYGHPDPLLTKIQSKLEKLVKEAHSSTNKQAQVALGAITTKEIRKHSRKYYRYVGSFSTPPCTEGVIWHILGKVKSISKEQVAELKAPLIWECKSNSRPVQPLNGRQIEMYDDEMNHA from the exons TGAATGGGGGAGGACCACAATTCGGTTATTTGGGCCCCCATGGGCCACGAAAATGGGGGAAATTAAGCCCAACTTACTCGGCCTGCTCCAATGGAAAATTTCAGTCTCCTATCAATATTGTGAAGTCAAAATCTGTTCCTAGTCAGCACCTGAAGCCATTAGACATCGAATATCATTTTACTGCTAATGCTACTCTTGTTGACAATCTCTTCAATGTTGCG ATGAACTATGATGGAAATGCAGGAGTCTTGAAATTAAATGGAAAAAACTATACCCTCATACAAATGCATTGGCATTCGCCTTCTGAGCATCACCTCGATGGTCTTCA GTATGCCGCTGAGCTCCATCTAGTGCACAAGTCCGTTGATGGCGAAGTAACAGTTATAGCGGTTCTCTATCAATATGGTCATCCCGATCCTCTTCTTACTAAG ATACAATCTAAACTTGAGAAATTAGTAAAGGAGGCTCATAGCTCAACAAACAAACAAGCTCAAGTTGCTCTTGGGGCCATCACCACGAAGGAAATTAGGAAACACTCACGCAAGTACTATCGATATGTAGGATCTTTTTCCACACCTCCATGTACCGAAGGAGTTATTTGGCACATTCTTGGCAAG GTGAAATCGATTTCAAAGGAGCAAGTAGCAGAATTAAAGGCGCCATTGATATGGGAATGCAAGAGCAACTCAAGACCAGTTCAACCGTTGAATGGAAGACAAATAGAGATGTATGATGATGAGATGAACCATGCTTGA
- the LOC122195405 gene encoding uncharacterized protein LOC122195405 gives MPQVDLETLASVCGVGGGDRKIACVTLAEEPGDPDIPGSHIVDYPPDCPPESFWLSKDAEYDWFDRNAFLDRKESIKGNSNSMNLNPNVNPSQSNANSNSLQFSSFLKSKAAIISLPKGQKTSYVDTKRRNCKLSSIWLFPKRSDSIEKEPVAVSMAEPSSPKVSCLGRVRSKRCRSRRKSIEPEKPITQDQKTIRVHKSGFISHINSLFRSDCCSCTKTNKSPLKIKEASESSVQRRNNLTCKQETSADPPSLGAVLRFSSGRRSDSWGETEMLT, from the coding sequence ATGCCGCAAGTTGATTTAGAAACGCTAGCTTCTGTATGCGGCGTCGGCGGCGGCGATCGGAAGATTGCGTGCGTGACGCTCGCAGAGGAGCCAGGAGATCCCGATATTCCTGGAAGCCACATAGTAGATTACCCACCGGATTGCCCGCCGGAATCGTTCTGGTTATCAAAAGACGCTGAATACGATTGGTTTGATCGCAATGCATTTTTAGATCGAAAGGAATCGATCAAAGGAAACTCTAATTCAATGAATCTAAATCCAAATGTAAACCCTAGCCAATCTAACGCAAACTCGAACTCGCTACAGTTTTCTTCGTTTTTGAAATCAAAAGCTGCAATTATTAGTTtgccgaagggacagaagacgaGTTACGTAGATACGAAGCGCAGGAACTGCAAACTTTCGAGCATATGGTTGTTTCCAAAGAGATCGGATTCCATAGAGAAAGAGCCGGTGGCAGTATCAATGGCGGAGCCGTCTTCTCCGAAGGTCTCTTGTCTTGGTAGAGTTAGATCGAAGAGGTGTCGCAGCCGTAGGAAGTCGATTGAACCAGAAAAACCTATAACTCAAGATCAGAAAACCATTCGAGTACATAAATCCGGATTCATATCTCATATAAACTCGTTATTCCGATCTGATTGTTGCAGCTGTACAAAAACGAATAAATCCCCCCTGAAAATCAAAGAAGCGTCGGAAAGTTCAGTGCAGAGAAGAAACAATCTCACTTGTAAACAGGAAACGTCGGCTGATCCACCTTCTTTGGGAGCTGTGCTTCGGTTTTCATCCGGCCGAAGATCAGACAGCTGGGGGGAGACCGAGATGTTGACTTGA
- the LOC111897093 gene encoding uncharacterized protein LOC111897093 — MSGSRGRQPRSHHSAARGRDSTGSRRHDSARGGGDSTGGRIHDSAHGHDSTGSRPQDSSPNDRQRQGCTRFTPLSAHDAENLGRGYAGSTSDVGISDQMDDTQRIIKRRRVHEAHNSGIDPDNDSEEDDDDTQRDSNVADTPHRYGDTRPYLEKFGKKFASYQVHHHIRLIFDQFLDGAWPTFTKLPPTVFQQMFRAFGKYYRWDSVNDGMIESGFRSVVQDRYSDIMSEYRHESANRARAAGHNIPNTNNDFAIMRDFEPISFNEDVWKDLCKYWDTDAWRKKSVAGRANRMSGDDTGTVSRHTGGSRGYDQYRLELQKELKRIPTFLELFLITHLTAEAKKKFKAKDYDTIQELEFCTPTARAICERYTSAMVEKYGEDLTQHPEGDVDLWVQAQEGRGKCRRIYGVGSSDLHFVVTGTSSNGNKPTSSEYQQSQQRVQELEEAHAELARQNGEMAKRQAQMEKQMAEMVEFMRRYDTNNCPNNPSNPSNAP, encoded by the exons ATGTCGGGTAGTCGTGGAAGGCAACCTCGATCACATCACTCTGCTGCTCGTGGTCGTGACAGTACTGGTAGTCGACGGCATGACTCTGCTCGTGGTGGTGGTGACAGTACTGGTGGTCGAATACACGACTCTGCCCATGGCCACGACAGTACTGGTAGTCGACCTCAGGACTCCAGTCCTAATGACCGACAGCGACAGGGATGTACACGGTTTACACCGTTGAGTGCTCATGATGCTGAGAACTTAGGTCGTGGATACGCTGGGAGTACTAGTGATGTTGGTATATCTGATCAAATGGATGATACGCAGAGGATAATTAAACGTCGTCGTGTACATGAGGCCCACAATTCTGGCATCGACCCTGACAATGAttctgaagaagatgatgatgatacgcaaCGCGACTCAAATGTCGCAGATACACCTCATAGATATGGCGATACTAGGCCGTATCTTGAGAAGTTTGGAAAAAA GTTTGCATCCTATCAGGTACATCATCATATCAGACTTATATTTGATCAATTTTTGGATGGAGCATGGCCCACATTTACTAAGCTTCCGCCTACAGTATTTCAGCAAATGTTTCGTGCTTTTGGG AAATACTATCGGTGGGATTCGGTAAATGATGGAATGATCGAGAGTGGATTTAGAAGTGTGGTGCAAGATCGTTATTCAGACATAATGAGTGAATATCGACATGAATCTGCAAATAGAGCTCGAGCGGCCGGTCACAACATCCCGAACACAAATAATGACTTTGCAATCATGCGTGATTTTGAGCCTATTAGTTTCAATGAGGACGTATGGAAGGATTTGTGTAAA TATTGGGACACAGATGCTTGGAGAAAGAAGTCAGTGGCCGGGAGAGCCAACCGTATGAGCGGTGACGACACCGGTACAGTTTCGAGACATACAGGGGGATCCAGGGGTTATGATCAGTATCGACTGGAATTG CAAAAGGAATTGAAGCGTATCCCTACATTTTTGGAACTTTTTCTTATTACCCACCTTACTGCAGAGGCCAAGAAAAAATTCAAGGCTAAAGATTATGATACAATTCAAGAGTTGGAGTTTTGTACACCTACTGCTAGAGCAATATGT GAGAGATACACTAGTGCCATGGTTGAAAAGTACGGGGAGGACCTAACTCAACATCCAGAGGGTGATGTTGACTTGTGGGTGCAAGCACAAGAAGGGAGAGGCAAGTGCAGACGTATTTACGGGGTAGGAAGTTCAGATCTACATTTCGTTGTCACGGGGACATCATCCAATGGGAACAAACCGACCTCTTCTGAGTACCAGCAGTCACAACAGCGG GTCCAGGAATTGGAAGAAGCTCATGCCGAATTGGCCCGACAAAATGGTGAAATGGCCAAAAGACAAGCACAAATGGAAAAACAAATGGCGGAAATGGTCGAGTTCATGAGACGATATGACACTAATAACTGTcccaacaatccatctaatccaTCGAATGCTCCTTAG